The following proteins are co-located in the Armatimonadota bacterium genome:
- a CDS encoding cyclic-di-AMP receptor — protein sequence MKLCVVIIHNRDKNRVTDELVRAGFKFTIIGSTGGFLREGNTTFLIGTEESEVDVLRQVLKDHCQAREQVINFGSMEAGTQGAFVPSPIKVPVGGAVMFVMPVDQFERF from the coding sequence GTGAAACTTTGCGTCGTCATTATTCATAACCGAGACAAGAATCGGGTAACCGACGAGCTTGTTCGTGCGGGGTTTAAGTTCACGATCATCGGCTCTACTGGCGGCTTCCTCCGAGAAGGCAACACGACTTTTTTAATCGGAACTGAAGAGTCCGAGGTCGACGTGCTACGCCAAGTTCTCAAAGACCATTGTCAAGCCAGGGAACAAGTCATCAATTTCGGCTCAATGGAAGCTGGCACGCAAGGAGCCTTTGTGCCTTCCCCGATCAAGGTCCCAGTTGGAGGCGCAGTCATGTTTGTCATGCCTGTCGATCAGTTTGAGCGGTTCTGA
- a CDS encoding zf-HC2 domain-containing protein — translation MNCNQVEPRLSEFIDRELSGAEMLEIRRHLDRCSKCQVVLDELRDLKAIVGSPMNVEIPEGLEDRLVSAVMSSKPKRADRPWLLGFSTAMVAATIVYGALYFFGQPDQPQTKEVYVQAPTMSVADDQARIAASDSFGGTAPVFSVSNTDNGR, via the coding sequence TTGAACTGCAATCAAGTCGAACCCCGGCTTTCGGAATTCATTGATCGTGAGCTTTCGGGCGCCGAAATGCTTGAAATCCGTCGCCATCTCGATCGATGCTCGAAATGCCAAGTCGTGCTTGATGAGCTTCGAGACCTCAAGGCGATCGTGGGTTCTCCGATGAATGTCGAAATTCCAGAAGGCCTCGAAGATCGGTTGGTAAGCGCGGTGATGTCGTCAAAGCCCAAGCGAGCGGATCGTCCTTGGCTGCTAGGTTTTTCTACCGCAATGGTGGCGGCAACGATTGTCTACGGCGCACTCTACTTTTTCGGTCAGCCAGACCAGCCGCAAACAAAGGAAGTTTATGTTCAGGCGCCGACAATGAGCGTCGCCGACGACCAAGCAAGGATCGCCGCATCCGACTCGTTCGGCGGCACCGCTCCTGTGTTTAGCGTCTCAAACACAGATAATGGCCGGTAG
- a CDS encoding sigma-70 family RNA polymerase sigma factor yields MRQSYKQVFALALRLTGQASDAEDLMQEAYVRAFRFFYRYDRSLPFTSWMYRIVTNVHIDSRRKIKIKSFSLDSTGADGETSWEVADERLSPDREINENLLDEHLQLGLLAMSAEFRTAVVLADVEGMAYEEIAELMNTSIGTVRSRIHRGRNQLRKYLVAANPDKYREEVTV; encoded by the coding sequence ATGCGTCAATCGTATAAGCAAGTCTTTGCTCTCGCGCTCCGACTGACGGGGCAAGCATCAGATGCAGAAGACTTGATGCAAGAAGCCTACGTTCGAGCGTTTCGATTTTTCTATCGCTACGACCGATCACTACCGTTCACGAGTTGGATGTATCGCATTGTCACCAACGTACATATCGACTCCAGGCGAAAAATCAAAATCAAATCGTTCAGTTTGGACAGCACCGGTGCGGACGGCGAGACTTCGTGGGAAGTCGCCGACGAGCGTCTCAGCCCAGATCGTGAGATCAATGAGAACTTGCTAGATGAGCATCTGCAACTCGGACTGCTCGCGATGAGCGCTGAATTCCGAACCGCGGTTGTCTTGGCCGATGTTGAAGGTATGGCTTACGAAGAGATTGCGGAATTGATGAATACATCGATCGGTACCGTTCGATCTCGAATCCACCGTGGACGAAACCAACTCAGGAAGTACTTGGTCGCTGCAAATCCAGACAAGTACCGAGAAGAGGTGACCGTTTGA